The following proteins come from a genomic window of Drosophila gunungcola strain Sukarami chromosome 3L unlocalized genomic scaffold, Dgunungcola_SK_2 000031F, whole genome shotgun sequence:
- the LOC128260231 gene encoding uncharacterized protein LOC128260231 isoform X1, whose product MHGRSQKSLADDMASPPYSKEVLIGNWAERRYAVEEQSNAILPGLRVSGCERHRSLTQDTYTEAPFVQAETVPFFVMQRKLAYDNFMRNTRSCLNLVDHELLNRNFTSSNTLEFQELPRLRIVQANMESDKSGPPKRPTEVDRLQAFGNLTRTHNYPMRFKCDKLLGEISNMQTTYSACFNRPWKSKPIFEYGPDYDGVVKFDLAC is encoded by the coding sequence ATGCATGGGAGAAGTCAAAAGTCTTTGGCGGACGACATGGCCTCGCCGCCATACAGCAAGGAGGTGCTGATTGGCAACTGGGCTGAGCGTCGTTACGCCGTTGAGGAGCAAAGCAACGCCATCCTGCCAGGACTCCGGGTTAGTGGCTGCGAGCGCCATCGATCACTCACCCAGGACACGTACACGGAGGCACCTTTTGTTCAGGCCGAAACGGTACCCTTTTTCGTAATGCAGCGCAAGCTGGCTTACGATAACTTTATGAGAAACACACGGTCGTGCTTGAACCTTGTAGATCACGAATTACTGAATCGAAACTTTACTTCAAGCAACACCCTTGAGTTCCAGGAGCTGCCTCGACTTCGTATTGTGCAAGCCAATATGGAGAGTGACAAGAGCGGTCCTCCAAAGCGCCCAACGGAGGTAGACAGACTGCAGGCCTTCGGAAATCTTACGAGGACTCACAACTATCCCATGCGGTTCAAGTGCGATAAACTTCTAGGCGAAATCAGCAATATGCAGACAACCTATTCGGCCTGCTTCAACCGCCCATGGAAAAGTAAGCCCATCTTCGAATATGGCCCAGACTACGACGGTGTCGTCAAATTCGATTTGGCGTGCtag
- the LOC128260231 gene encoding uncharacterized protein LOC128260231 isoform X2 translates to MHGRSQKSLADDMASPPYSKEVLIGNWAERRYAVEEQSNAILPGLRELPRLRIVQANMESDKSGPPKRPTEVDRLQAFGNLTRTHNYPMRFKCDKLLGEISNMQTTYSACFNRPWKSKPIFEYGPDYDGVVKFDLAC, encoded by the exons ATGCATGGGAGAAGTCAAAAGTCTTTGGCGGACGACATGGCCTCGCCGCCATACAGCAAGGAGGTGCTGATTGGCAACTGGGCTGAGCGTCGTTACGCCGTTGAGGAGCAAAGCAACGCCATCCTGCCAGGACTCCGG GAGCTGCCTCGACTTCGTATTGTGCAAGCCAATATGGAGAGTGACAAGAGCGGTCCTCCAAAGCGCCCAACGGAGGTAGACAGACTGCAGGCCTTCGGAAATCTTACGAGGACTCACAACTATCCCATGCGGTTCAAGTGCGATAAACTTCTAGGCGAAATCAGCAATATGCAGACAACCTATTCGGCCTGCTTCAACCGCCCATGGAAAAGTAAGCCCATCTTCGAATATGGCCCAGACTACGACGGTGTCGTCAAATTCGATTTGGCGTGCtag
- the LOC128260261 gene encoding uncharacterized protein LOC128260261: MDDDLKDERRLYANEKVLLYSSNVLIGNWYNNRFQGPVHNGSTILPGLTTETGCEQHQTCSQASYTPFNYNQSVHDHLVLRNRMYGNKVSQSAGLKLSDEDQYKNNYTTMNTLMFHLFPKMRLEECLKMEEAGQSHFTPTRPDSLDSYGNCSLVRSNKLRCKLANERPPRGLTSYRGEFDAKTRTKTENVKIGEWTVADEATRKRERDRFIFLNCNIHDDLKD, translated from the coding sequence ATGGATGATGACTTGAAGGATGAGCGGCGCTTATATGCCAATGAAAAGGTCCTGTTGTATAGCAGCAACGTGTTGATTGGCAACTGGTATAACAATCGCTTCCAAGGCCCAGTACATAATGGTAGCACAATATTACCAGGGCTGACGACCGAAACAGGGTGCGAGCAGCACCAGACTTGCAGCCAAGCATCGTACACCCCTTTCAACTACAACCAATCTGTGCACGATCACTTGGTCCTCAGGAACCGGATGTATGGTAACAAGGTCTCGCAGAGCGCTGGTCTAAAGCTATCCGATGAGGACCAGTACAAAAACAACTACACCACCATGAATACCCTCATGTTCCACCTCTTCCCGAAGATGCGTCTGGAGGAGTGCTTGAAAATGGAGGAAGCTGGTCAGTCACACTTTACGCCAACGAGGCCTGATAGTCTGGACAGCTATGGCAACTGCAGCCTAGTCCGCAGTAATAAGTTGCGCTGTAAGTTGGCAAACGAACGTCCACCTAGAGGCCTAACTAGCTACAGAGGCGAATTCGATGCTAAAACTAGGACCAAGACCGAAAACGTTAAGATCGGTGAATGGACTGTCGCGGATGAAGCTACTAGAAAGAGGGAGCGGGATAGGTTTATTTTTCTCAATTGCAATATTCATGACGACTTAAAAGACTAA